The genomic window TCCCCCAATtccagggaaaaggaaagatgcgAACTTATTGGCTCCTAGGAGAGCGGAAAGGACCTGCTGGGCTCCTATAAACCCTACTTCTTCCCAAGTCAGACAGTCCCCTGCTGCTGGTACCTGGGTGGGCAGTAGCCATCATCTCTCCACACATCAGAAGTGGACATTGTCACATGAGATGGAAATCAACATGCATAAAACCCCCACCTTATATGGAAGCTGTTGCCCTTTGCAGCTCAGTCTTGTACATATACCTGTCCCTCTCTGGCCTGGTCTCCTTCCTCCCTACCTTCTGTAAATATCTGTATCTAGACCAGAATATTTTGgccaaatataaaacaaacaaacaaaacagtttGTGACATAGTCTGCGTTAGGGGCGGCGCCAAGGAAAGGTTCTGGGGTATGGAAACAGTAACTCACAGAATCACTGAATCAGCAGTCTCAGGATGAGAGAGAACACTTTTTATGTGAAACCCTGTCACCAAGTACAGACCAAATTCatttcctccccacctctccagTTGAGAGAGAAGGAGATTCCATATTCCACATCTACTTCCCTCCTCAGCCCTTAGATAGGAGTAGTTCAACCCCCTCCAccaccctgcccccctccctgaCAGGCAAGGGAAGATATTTCTCCGTGTTGGGAATAACTCTCAGGTTCAAAGGGCAACGGCTGCTCTAGAGACAAAGGCACAGGTGTTGAGAAACTGCAGTTCTTCCGGAACGGTGTGTCTAGTGTCCTGATGTTACTGACACCCTGGAGGAGTGCCAGAATGAGGACGGGGCCTGCTCTGCCCCAAGCCAGGACAGAacagcctcctcccctcctttcaCCCACTCCCAACAGCCGGTCACCCTCACATACCGGTAGCTGAGGTGCCCTCTCTAGCCAGAAGGTTTCAGGCTGCTCTGTATGGTAGTCGTGGATCTGTGAGGGAAATACTGCATAACTCTTGGCCTGAAGAGTTAACTCTTCAGCCTCTGGGCTGGCTGCTTTCCCACAGCCTGTCAGGACCCAGCTGTAcaagagtggggggtgggggtgactgCGTTCTTACCTTTGTTGGGGCAGGAGGCCCTGCCTGCACCAGCTCCTTTTTGTAGTCGTGGTGTGTCACAGACTCGACCTCAGAGTCCTTCCTTGTGGGTTCCTGCTCTGCCTGCACCTCTTTACTACAGAGACCTGGGGAGTGTCAAGGGCATTCTCCACTGACTTttgtcctctccctccccatttcCCTTCACCCAGCATCTCACCAGATTTGTTGGCGCAAGAGCATCTCCAGTATGGCTTCACGCTTCCCTGGGGGAGGTCAGAGAATGGACAGAATAGAGGAGGCTGCTTAAGAAACAGGCCCAGAAGAAACAAAGttggggaaaggaggaaaaattgGGTTTTGTCCTTATACCCCTCAGACAACCATAGGCCCACCTgatattcctttttttctctacTGAACTCATTCTTGCCCATTCTCTCATGTTTCATACCTCGAATTGGCTGACAGTGGCTTTTTGGGGGCTGGTATGAGTCTTTCTGGGTGGTGCAGGAGGACGTGGGTGACTGTGGCTGCAGGGTCAGCGGTCCCCGGTGTCCGTGTCGGAAAAAGAAACTCTCAGAGCCATCCTGCATGACTGGGACTTGATCCAGGTAGTTGGTGGCTCTCTGTAGGCCCCAAGTTGAGTGACAATGATATCCTTCCTTGTACCCACCCCCATCAACTGGGGGCAGCCTTCAAGAAAAGGGAGCAGGTCAAACCTTAATACCTCCTCCTCCCAGTTGTAGAGAAGGCACTGGCCCCGTGGCAGTGTTTCACTGAGAACTGTACTCTTCCCTTCAACTTCGGGGGGCTTCCACAGCCCTCGGGCACCAGGTTCTGAGACTTTCAAAAATTTCCAGGATTGTTTCTGCGGTTCCCAGTGACAGTGGTGTTTGCAGCCGGTATAATTAGGGATAAGATCTCCCCTGGGGTTTCTGAAGCCTACAGGAGCAGAGAAGTTGAACCTAGGGCCATGGCCATGGCCTGGGCTATGCCTAGAATCAATAGCAGGACCAAGATCAGTGCCTTGACCAGAGCCACCGCCAGGACCCTGACCAGAGCCACCACCAGGACCAGGGCCATGGCCAGGACCTCGACCAGAGCCACCAGGACTACCACCAGGACCAGAACTGGAGCTAGGTCCAGGGTCAGAGCTGGAGTCAGGACCAGGGCTAGAGCTGGAGCCAGGAACAGGGCCAGAACTGGAGCCAGGAATAGGGCCACGGCTAGAGCTAAGGTCATTTGTAGTATAGGGATTCCGAGCAATATGGGGAAAATAGGCAGGCTGAAAGCCGAGTCTCCCGTGGCTTATCTTGTGGGTAAATCTGGGTCCAGTGTAGCGCTCTGTCAGACTGTCAGAGGAGGGCTCCGTGAGCAGGTTCCCATGAGAGTAGGGGGCTGGGCTCTTTGTCCATAATGCAGCTGCTCTGGCAGTGGAGGCGGCTGTGGCAGCTGCTGAAGCTGCTGCGGTTGCAGCTACCAGGGCAGATCTATGACGGCCATCCCAAGAAGAAAAGGGATCGGAACTGGACCCTAGTCCGTCCGAGCTGGGCTGTAAGTctaaacatctgaaaaaaaaaagaaagcggCAAAGCTGTCAGAAGCACAGCAGTCTGTTAACTTCCTTGTCCCCTTCCGCCCGCAGCCAGAGCTGTGGCTCTCACCGCGACTGCGATCTGTCAGTAGACTCAGAGGTCTCCATCTTCCGACGCCAGCTACCGGGTTGCCATAGGGACGGCAAATCATGCCAGGAGACTGCGCAGAACTAGAGCTGGGCGGACGTGGAGGGTCAGGGTGCTGGCAAGTTCTCTGCGGGGCGGAAGTCTTAAACCCGCTGTGGTTTGGTATGGCTGCCTTCCGTCTGGATTCCCTTCCGCGTCAGCCCGGCTCTTAAAGTTCCGCTGGCCTCTGTACCTAAGCAGAACTTTTTGAGGTTTTCTAAGGTGgttctatgaggtcgcacagagtcacacacgactgaagtgacttagcagcagcagcagcaaggtggttcttccagtccagcgtttctcatgatgtactctgcatataagttaaataagcagggtgataatatacagccttgacatactccttttcctatttggaaccagtctgttgttccatgtccagttctaactgttgcttcctgacctgcatataggtttcttaagaggcaggtcaggtggtctgggattcccatctctttcagaattttccacagtttattgtgatccacacaaaggctttggcatagtcaataaagcagaaatagatgtttttctggaactctcttgctttttctatgatccagtggatgttggcaatttgatctctggttcctctgccttttctaaaaccagcttgagcatcaggaagttcacggttcacgtattgctaaagcctggcttggagaattttaagcattactttactagcatgtgagatgagtgcaattgtgtggtagtttgagcattctttggcattgcctttctttgggattgggatgaaaactgaccttttccagtcctgtggccactgctgagttttccaaatttgctggcatattgagtgcagcacttccacagcatcatctttcaggatttgaaatagctcaactagaattccatcacctccactagctttgtttgtagtgatgctttctaaggcccacttgccttcacattccaggatgtctggctctagatgaatgatcacaccatcgtgattatctgggtcgtgaggatcttttttatacagttcttctgtgtattcttgccacctcttcttaatatcttctgcttctgttaggtccataccatttctgtcctttatcgagcccatctttgcatgaaatgttcccttgatatctctaattttctttaagagatctctagtctttcccattctgttggcttaaagctcaacattcagaaaacgaagatcatggcatctcgtcccatcacttcatgggaaatagatggggaaacagtggaaacagtgtcagactttatttttggggctccaaaattactacagatggtgactgcagccatgaaattaaaagatgcttactccttggaaggaaagttatgaccaacctagatagcatattgaaaagcagagacattactttgccaacaaaggtccatctagtcaaggctatggtttttcctgtggtcatgtatggatgtgagagttggactgtgaagaaggctgagcgccgaagaattgatgcttttgaactgtggtgttggagaagactcttgagagtctcttggactgcaaagagatccaaccagtccattctgaaggagagcagccctgggatttctttggagggaatgatgctgaagctgaaactccagtactttggccacctcctgcgaagagttgactcattggaaaagaccctgatgctgggagggattgggggcaagaggagaaggggacgacagaggatgagatggctggatggcatcactgactcgatggacatgagtctgagtgaactccgggagtttgtgacggacagggaggcctggcgtgctgtgattcatggggttgcaaagagtcagatacgactgagtgactgaactgaactaaactgaactgtgttTTAGAACTAAACTAAACTGTGTTTTAGAACAGGCACAGGGCTGAGGTATCAGTCAAAAGCCTACCTCGTGTGTTTATGGAGGGACATTTTTTCAAAGCTTTTAAGGACGAAGAGGCATCAGACAAGTAGCTCAAAAGCAAAATGGTGAGACATGGGGATTAGCCAAAGGGTAGCCAGTTTTTTTTGGTGTGATTATTTCTCTTCCAGTAAAAGGCCCTCACATTGACAGTCCTTATAGACCCCCCTTAGAATGTGGCTTGGCATGTAAATTGAGCAAGTCTTGGGATTCAGTCTCTTCCTATCCATTCAGGCGAATTCCTACCACTACTTTTCTAGAAGCCTGCCCCAGGTAGACCACGAGTCTTGAGCTCAGAGATATATAGGCAAATACTCCTTTACAGAATGGGATTCCTTAAGTGTCTCAGACCATAGTCAAGGGGGATCATAGTCTTGAATCAGTTTTCTTTCCTATTTGTAGTataaatctttatatatttaagacAAGGATCCAGAATTGAGGGAGAGCAAGTTTATTAGCATCACAGGGTGCCGTTTTCCCCCATCCCATCCAAACATCCAGGTCTGGGGTCCCTGGTCATTTGGTAGGTTCAACCTGGAGGCCACTGGAGCTGTCGGCCCCCAAGTACGTGAATGTGTAGGTGATACACAGACTGTGCACCCAGCTTGCCATCGTTGATCACTGAAATGGAGTTTTGGGTTGGGGGTGAGGATCATGGGAAGGTCAAAGAATGGTCACACAGAGGGGCAGGTATGAGAATTAACAGTCGAGGGAAGGGCTCAGGGGCCAAACATCACTCACCAAGTCGGTATCCATCACCCAGCCCCTCAGCCTTTGCTGTTTCCTTGGCCACAAGGAGAAGGTGTCCAAGAAGCtacagggaaaggggagggagacAGGTTGCTTCATTTATAAGGGAGCAAAATTTCTAGAGGAATACAGGGCTCCCCCAGCCAAACCCTGGCCCTGTCCTTCCCACCTGTTGGTCTTCCTCTTCAGCCTGGCTAATCCGAGGAATGGGCTTCTTAGGAATGACGAGAAAGTGCACAGGAGCCTGAGGGGCCACATCCCGGAATGCGAGACACTGGGAGCAGTGACAGGCCAGAGGCCAACATGTTACTTCAACAGGCTGGATTGTATTTATGAAATTCCTAGGGGGGTGGGTCCTAAGGGCACCTCACCTGCTGGTCCTCATATAGGATGTCAGCTGGGAGGCTTCTATCCAGGATCCGGGAGAAGATGGTTGGGGCTGCTCCCCCAGGAGCTGCCTGCTGGGCCTTGGCTACTTCATCCCCATCAGTCACACCTGCAGCTCCTCGGACCTGCAGGTGGGTCAGACACACCCAAAGGAGGAAGTTGGCAATACCTCTCTCATGTACTTAGGTGGGGCTGGCAAGAGACTGGACTCTTGATGGCCATTAACTTCACCCTTCTAAGAACCTATTAGTGGTTCCCACTAAAAGAGAGAGTTcctcactttcacagtatcagcAGCAGGGAGTAGGCCCAGATAATGCTGGGCCTGGTTATATAACAGGCAGTATTACAGTGCAGGTCTCAGCAATGCGATTGAGTGCTGCCCCTGAAGCACTAAGGAAACATATCCCTGTTCAGGTGAAAGGGTGCCAAGTGAGAACCCAGAGGCTTATGTCCTGGTTcctattttactactttttttttgtttagtaGTGTGTGTTTAATTGtgagtttagtcgctcagtcttgttcgactctttgcgaccccatggactattgaaTTACCTTAGGTAAATCTCTTCTCTCAGCATCAAATATAAAGGGGTGATTTGTATCATCTCTTAAGACTACTTTGGATCTCTTTGTTTATGTTTCCACTTCCATTACTTTTTGTCTGATCTTTATGCTGTCTTACTTGTTTTATTGAGGTTTAATACAATTGCCCTGTTTGACACCAGGGCGTCTGGGTGTCACACCTGACCTCTTAATGTGAATTTTGCCTCCAGTCTCCTGAATCAGTGGAGGGAGGAGTTGAGTGCACACAACCCCAGCCCCAGGGAACTGAGGGTAAGTCTCAGTTTCCCAGGGGCTGAGAGAAGGCTGAAGTCAGAGGTGTCACACTGTGGGAG from Bos indicus x Bos taurus breed Angus x Brahman F1 hybrid chromosome 8, Bos_hybrid_MaternalHap_v2.0, whole genome shotgun sequence includes these protein-coding regions:
- the SPAG8 gene encoding sperm-associated antigen 8 isoform X1, with translation METSESTDRSQSRCLDLQPSSDGLGSSSDPFSSWDGRHRSALVAATAAASAAATAASTARAAALWTKSPAPYSHGNLLTEPSSDSLTERYTGPRFTHKISHGRLGFQPAYFPHIARNPYTTNDLSSSRGPIPGSSSGPVPGSSSSPGPDSSSDPGPSSSSGPGGSPGGSGRGPGHGPGPGGGSGQGPGGGSGQGTDLGPAIDSRHSPGHGHGPRFNFSAPVGFRNPRGDLIPNYTGCKHHCHWEPQKQSWKFLKVSEPGARGLWKPPEVEGKSTVLSETLPRGQCLLYNWEEERATNYLDQVPVMQDGSESFFFRHGHRGPLTLQPQSPTSSCTTQKDSYQPPKSHCQPIRGKREAILEMLLRQQICKEVQAEQEPTRKDSEVESVTHHDYKKELVQAGPPAPTKIHDYHTEQPETFWLERAPQLPVCEGDRLLGVGERRGGGCSVLAWGRAGPVLILALLQGVSNIRTLDTPFRKNCSFSTPVPLSLEQPLPFEPESYSQHGEISSLACQGGGQGGGGG
- the HINT2 gene encoding histidine triad nucleotide-binding protein 2, mitochondrial isoform X1, giving the protein MAAAVVLAAGLCVARRAVAVAVAGPRGVQVRGAAGVTDGDEVAKAQQAAPGGAAPTIFSRILDRSLPADILYEDQQCLAFRDVAPQAPVHFLVIPKKPIPRISQAEEEDQQLLGHLLLVAKETAKAEGLGDGYRLVINDGKLGAQSVYHLHIHVLGGRQLQWPPG
- the HINT2 gene encoding histidine triad nucleotide-binding protein 2, mitochondrial isoform X2, which gives rise to MTYATHRPWPRGRHKVRGAAGVTDGDEVAKAQQAAPGGAAPTIFSRILDRSLPADILYEDQQCLAFRDVAPQAPVHFLVIPKKPIPRISQAEEEDQQLLGHLLLVAKETAKAEGLGDGYRLVINDGKLGAQSVYHLHIHVLGGRQLQWPPG
- the SPAG8 gene encoding sperm-associated antigen 8 isoform X3, whose product is METSESTDRSQSRCLDLQPSSDGLGSSSDPFSSWDGRHRSALVAATAAASAAATAASTARAAALWTKSPAPYSHGNLLTEPSSDSLTERYTGPRFTHKISHGRLGFQPAYFPHIARNPYTTNDLSSSRGPIPGSSSGPVPGSSSSPGPDSSSDPGPSSSSGPGGSPGGSGRGPGHGPGPGGGSGQGPGGGSGQGTDLGPAIDSRHSPGHGHGPRFNFSAPVGFRNPRGDLIPNYTGCKHHCHWEPQKQSWKFLKVSEPGARGLWKPPEVEGKSTVLSETLPRGQCLLYNWEEERATNYLDQVPVMQDGSESFFFRHGHRGPLTLQPQSPTSSCTTQKDSYQPPKSHCQPIRGLCSKEVQAEQEPTRKDSEVESVTHHDYKKELVQAGPPAPTKIHDYHTEQPETFWLERAPQLPGVSNIRTLDTPFRKNCSFSTPVPLSLEQPLPFEPESYSQHGEISSLACQGGGQGGGGG
- the SPAG8 gene encoding sperm-associated antigen 8 isoform X2; amino-acid sequence: METSESTDRSQSRCLDLQPSSDGLGSSSDPFSSWDGRHRSALVAATAAASAAATAASTARAAALWTKSPAPYSHGNLLTEPSSDSLTERYTGPRFTHKISHGRLGFQPAYFPHIARNPYTTNDLSSSRGPIPGSSSGPVPGSSSSPGPDSSSDPGPSSSSGPGGSPGGSGRGPGHGPGPGGGSGQGPGGGSGQGTDLGPAIDSRHSPGHGHGPRFNFSAPVGFRNPRGDLIPNYTGCKHHCHWEPQKQSWKFLKVSEPGARGLWKPPEVEGKSTVLSETLPRGQCLLYNWEEERATNYLDQVPVMQDGSESFFFRHGHRGPLTLQPQSPTSSCTTQKDSYQPPKSHCQPIRGKREAILEMLLRQQICKEVQAEQEPTRKDSEVESVTHHDYKKELVQAGPPAPTKIHDYHTEQPETFWLERAPQLPGVSNIRTLDTPFRKNCSFSTPVPLSLEQPLPFEPESYSQHGEISSLACQGGGQGGGGG